The following are encoded together in the Streptomyces tsukubensis genome:
- a CDS encoding polyphosphate polymerase domain-containing protein, whose product MASRLHAFNRFELKYLVPVEQAADIRDELAERMDRDAHSPVGGYGVWSLYYDTPQLRFYWEKIEGLKFRRKLRIRHYGGLDGVTEETPVCVEIKQRVNRVTQKRRISLPYGVARQLCDGREMVEHSPQERAFIHEVLDLIVRLNLRPTAITGYQREALVGRASDTGLRVTFDRRIRGRDRDFHFGTATPENRFTVPPHMTVMEIKVNERTPHWITDLAARRDLNLVRISKYVQSIETFGLAPRSVFHVNEADHPAPTPALALTPTLTEEQSHEQSHEQALGQRPAQDAPLKAGAK is encoded by the coding sequence GTGGCCAGCCGCCTGCACGCGTTCAACCGGTTCGAGCTCAAATACCTGGTCCCCGTCGAACAGGCCGCGGACATCCGCGACGAACTGGCCGAGCGGATGGACCGGGACGCGCACAGCCCGGTCGGCGGCTACGGCGTGTGGAGTCTGTACTACGACACCCCGCAACTCCGTTTCTACTGGGAGAAGATCGAGGGGCTGAAGTTCCGCCGCAAGCTGCGCATCCGCCACTACGGAGGCCTCGACGGGGTCACCGAAGAGACGCCCGTCTGTGTGGAGATCAAGCAGCGCGTCAACCGGGTCACACAGAAGCGGCGCATCAGCCTGCCCTACGGCGTGGCACGGCAACTGTGCGACGGCCGGGAGATGGTGGAGCACTCCCCGCAGGAGCGGGCCTTCATCCACGAGGTCCTCGATCTGATCGTGCGGCTGAACCTCCGTCCCACCGCGATCACCGGCTACCAGCGCGAAGCCCTGGTGGGACGGGCCTCGGACACCGGGTTGCGAGTCACCTTCGACCGCCGTATCCGCGGCCGGGACAGGGATTTCCACTTCGGCACCGCCACGCCGGAGAACCGCTTCACCGTCCCGCCGCACATGACCGTCATGGAGATCAAGGTCAACGAGCGCACACCGCACTGGATCACCGACCTGGCCGCGCGGCGCGACCTCAACCTCGTACGGATCTCCAAGTACGTGCAGTCCATCGAGACGTTCGGTCTGGCCCCCCGTTCGGTCTTCCACGTCAACGAGGCGGACCACCCGGCGCCCACCCCCGCCCTGGCCCTCACCCCCACCCTCACCGAAGAGCAGTCGCACGAGCAGTCGCACGAGCAGGCGCTCGGACAGCGGCCGGCGCAGGACGCGCCGTTGAAAGCAGGAGCAAAGTGA
- a CDS encoding DUF4956 domain-containing protein: protein MNFDLQELSGTFSVADVVAAMALSFILSTLIGYVYRYTHRNVSYSQSYVQTLVIVGMIVALIMLVVGSNLARAFSLVGALSVVRFRNAVKETRDVGFIFLAMAIGMACGARFYTLAAVGAVVICAVVLVMFKFNWFALNVQRQVVKVQVPAGEDYTPQIRDVLIKYTSEFELVSTETIRGGALNEVFYTVRLKKGSEPGELVAALQERTSGQRVTVLTGYDTTDL from the coding sequence GTGAATTTCGATCTGCAGGAACTCAGCGGCACGTTCAGCGTGGCCGATGTCGTGGCGGCGATGGCGCTGTCCTTCATCCTGTCCACGCTGATCGGTTACGTGTACCGGTACACGCACCGCAACGTCTCCTACAGCCAGTCCTACGTACAGACCCTGGTCATCGTCGGCATGATCGTCGCCCTGATCATGCTGGTCGTCGGATCGAACCTGGCCCGCGCGTTCTCGCTGGTCGGCGCCTTGTCCGTGGTCCGTTTCAGGAACGCGGTCAAGGAGACCAGGGACGTGGGTTTCATCTTCCTGGCCATGGCGATCGGTATGGCCTGCGGCGCCCGTTTCTACACACTGGCCGCGGTCGGCGCTGTAGTGATCTGCGCCGTCGTTCTCGTGATGTTCAAGTTCAACTGGTTCGCGCTGAACGTGCAGCGTCAGGTCGTCAAGGTCCAGGTCCCCGCCGGTGAGGACTACACCCCGCAGATCCGTGACGTACTGATCAAGTACACCAGCGAGTTCGAGCTGGTGAGCACGGAGACGATCCGCGGCGGCGCGCTGAACGAGGTCTTCTACACGGTGCGCCTGAAGAAGGGCAGCGAGCCCGGTGAACTGGTCGCCGCGCTCCAGGAGCGTACGTCCGGCCAGCGGGTAACGGTGCTGACCGGCTACGACACGACGGACCTGTGA